A single genomic interval of Mangifera indica cultivar Alphonso chromosome 5, CATAS_Mindica_2.1, whole genome shotgun sequence harbors:
- the LOC123217203 gene encoding ADP-ribosylation factor 2, whose product MGLTFTKLFSRLFAKKEMRILMVGLDAAGKTTILYKLKLGEIVTTIPTIGFNVETVEYKNISFTVWDVGGQDKIRPLWRHYFQNTQGLIFVVDSNDRDRIVEARDELHRMLNEDELRDAVLLVFANKQDLPNAMNAAEITDKLGLHSLRQRHWYIQSTCATSGEGLYEGLDWLSNNIANKA is encoded by the exons ATGGGGCTGACATTCACAAAGCTGTTCAGCCGGCTTTTTGCCAAGAAAGAGATGCGTATCCTTATGGTTGGTCTTGATGCTGCTGGTAAGACTACCATCTTGTACAAACTCAAGCTTGGAGAGATTGTGACTACAATTCCTACAATTG GGTTTAATGTGGAGACTGTGGAATATAAGAACATTAGCTTCACTGTGTGGGATGTCGGTGGTCAGGACAAG ATTCGTCCCTTGTGGAGGCACTATTTCCAGAATACTCAAGGTCTCATTTTTGTGGTGGATAGCAATGACAGGGACCGAATTGTTGAGGCAAGGGATGAACTGCATAGGATGTTGAATGAG GATGAGCTGCGAGATGCTGTCTTGCTTGTATTCGCTAACAAACAGGATCTTCCAAATGCAATGAATGCTGCTGAGATTACTGATAAACTTGGCCTGCACTCTCTCAGACAGCGTCACTG GTACATCCAAAGCACATGTGCTACTTCTGGTGAGGGTCTTTATGAAGGTCTGGATTGGCTCTCAAACAACATTGCTAACAAG GCATGA